agtcattatttatttactattttttgagaatctctatgaattttagtcaaatgtatataccagtctctgttctgttgcctgagccaagtttgcctgctacattacgatgtattattattgatttactatttattgagaatctctatgaattaaagtcaaatgtataccagtctgtgttctgttgccgcatcggatctccgccaaatgagtcttgtctgtcactcgattctgtctccagagtccgacatcagccacagaggtagtgtattattcaacaggtgttctcctcgtgacgtgcgtgacgtcactaaccggcgaaagctgttttgttccgagcggtcgtgtaacatcggaagtgagcatggaaagttgtaataaaccacgatttataaatactgcgggcatattgtcatgaatgacatgatttcccattaataatagtatatatattatcgtaataagaacagtattgtccttcatttcgtaagctctttaagaGTGTCTTGGTGACAAACACAGTGTCTTGAACTTGTTGCCTGTTCCACAATGAGTTCCTGATTTCCTCACTTCTAACTGTCTTTAACCAGTTCCTGATTTACTATATTAGCAATGTACAGTTTCTGTTCCTCTGGAAAGCAGGCGCAGCTTATCTCTCCATCCAGCCCTGCCACAGTGAAAGGTGACGAAGTGTTGTTGAACTGTCAAGATCCTATAAAacctacacacacacttgcCTCTGTGTGCACTCTTCCAGAATACTCTgtactctgtgagacctgtaCCTTCGAGGCCTCCACCTTTCACCAGTTTATTGATTGATCATTCTGATTTGTATATCTCCACAGTATTGACTAGGTCTAAGATTTCCATAACACTCCGCAGCTacatataatcagctcatcacggGCGTTGTCTATAACCTATTACATTCACCTAATTCTCCAgacagcagccaatcactgtgctgcagccaaactttaaaatggttatcctctcctgcagtcagctgtgatttcaggtgttcatgctgccgcccgcctcctccccatccacctCCTTTCATCATATCCAGTGCCAGGATAGTTAATCCAAAAACCTCATcacacctcctcttcatcccatctcctcatcaaatccagatcttcagcatcatcaccagtgtctagaccccggggggttccCTATATGCTCACGGCTGAATTTCCCCCTTTAGATATACGATTTTAGTATCGGGGTCGAATCGCCAAAGACTTAACATTTGTCATATGACAAATGTCatatgtcaataaatgttcttaaaataaaatgaggtctcctgattgaaatgctgAAATATTAAAATAGCAATACACTTTGaattcaaaacaaaaataattaaaggTAAGCCATAATTAACATTCAAATATTGCAGTGTAAACGGGAGAGACTGTAGTGCTGGAACTTTAACAGAAAATGAAGGCCAAATACATAAAACCAGACTAGTCCATTCATCCTTTGAATACTTTATCAAGCAAAATAACACACATTCATTCCTTAGAAATGAGAATTGACTGCTTTTCACCTTAAACTATTCATTGTAGCCtacatgtattatttatttatttgacataCATAGATATGAAGATTAAATCACGAGTCCTACATTTTTTATGGCATCATAAGAATCAtgataaaatatgttttaaatagtTTAATCCAATCTAAATCCTTCAATTGTGTTATTCTATTTACAATTTCACGTGTTGCAGTCTTATAATACATCCTTGTTAAATGTACTGAATGAAAAGCCTTTAGAAGACTTCCAGGAAATACACCACAACATGGATCCGCATTTGAGTGAATATGCTGAGTTTCATTACCCCGGTGTTGCACATAATGAGAAACGTTGTTACTTCGCAGTGGAAAACACGAGTTCCTCTTTTGCTGGTACTCAACCAAAAGTACTGTGTCTTGCGAATACCAGTGTTTAACCACAAGAGGCGATGTTCTCTGTTTATGTTTCAATGACACAACCTCAAATCCAATATGGCCGCACAGTGAGAGGAATGCTAACAAAACTCataggctgcagtcggatagtttaaaaatcagctcctaaattctaaccctatcgtctattccttgacctctgagtgaaacgtcacggggttaagggatagtggataggagaatttaaaaggacttaggagaagagactgcggtactttagagaatccgaatgcactttcactatccgacgtgtttatgatgcgccagcggacgtcattgtgtgcgtctgctgctgtggggaaactatggaaaccacaattttctatacagcggacgacaacatggatgtttaataagaacgagggactactgtaaactcatcaagagactctgcaccgtgctctgatgctgctgctttgctttatgaacaacagagaaacatattcttcaggaccaaagttggaattgaaataaaaaaggaaagtgaaactgctcgtcaccctctccctccggtccacattaatacaaatgatcccaatacgtatgattgtatgaactaaagatcttaaaatcaatacagatgtatttattataaacgttagtccttaacatctatcactgtgtatatcaccattcaaacatcttttaaaagttgaacaaaccccacacagctcagtgaagactgaaatgttgactttatttgatcatttcagtaaaaactaaggttcatatttctctctttgattataatactgatgaacgttcaaaacaaagcactttggcaacttaccacctatgttttaaaaagcttaataagcaccgtaactttcatgatataatttctccgtcataatcgtttttttccgtgaacggccgactgttgagtgacggcaaatgctgcggctgcaaggcattgtggggcagcattttcgcttctcctgccggttagggaagtccagtggttcccagtgttgggaaagttcactttctacatgaactagttcagttcacagttcacaaattttaaaatgaactagttcagttcatagttcataattcaaaatgttgaactaaagttcatggtttcaaaaatgaactaatttatagttcatagttattttttcaatacgttgctgcgagctattatttgtctcctggatgttaatgggccatttcaatttttacaatatcctcagagggacgtacaagttattgacctctgcttaaaaaaactaaaatcacagcccattcatttcattctgtgcaaagaaaaagcaacctcttaatccagatatctcaccatgactcgcgtatgcatgcacgtgcagggtgtggcgtgaccaccaaaacagaaagataatttatggacacaagatgtgtggacatgtatttagtttcctatccatgtgatgtgaacatgatttaagtggggggacctaacctcctctagaggggtccgggggcatgctcccctggcaagatttgttgcactttgagagcaacattaggagatctatggacacatctctcaacacccaaacacaactgtaagcagattttcttttaatgtatggatatttgacaaatcactcccctttgaaactgtattcttctttattaataactgtcatatagtattttataccggtttactttattctcttatttttttataactataatgatcatataaagatgtgcctttacctcactggttgtagacaaagcttcttatattcgttagcatagctagctaaccagatgctaatgataacaacacagttattgactgtctgatcagtatgacagatgagcagatcgccactgggctttcaactaaagacacagacacgcagaaactgcggcatgtgtatggacttatcggtactgcaatttctgaagtgctggagtggcgttctggtgctctccgtcagaactgcacccctgtcagtcgagacatataccacgtgatgacacgttaggctcgtgttgtgttcaaggaccctgaccttggccaggaaaaacaggtactcgcttgtttaatttttttgcggtctagatttctttcatttttttattttttgcgtgtttataaattacctcgagggccgtaccaaattgtctcgcgggccgtatacggccggaggccggactcggaggttccccacccctgccgtagagtctcactctgagcgagtgctgctgcagctgctctcggcttcgtccatactaattcattcattcattcaatgctcgccggttccgcggttccacattgtttgttgtgaggagtctgatatatttagtatatttatattttagtgcgacagccaggggtgacaggcgcgtacgcgtcacaggcagcttgctgttgccagattgggtggttttccgcattattttgaagcctgtttacggtgtgttttaactgggttttcggctgaaaggcatatgaaatctggcacacttttgaacgccgttataatacagtgctgagaatgaacgcacttttgaacgccgttatacagcgctgagaatgaacgcgttctcaattacgttcaacgagcggaaatacagtacgttcagttcacgttcgcccaaaatatgaacgcgttcatgaacgatcgttcattgaacgcgttcaggtacatcactggtggttcctaagctaaaggaggttatacaggaagtttgaaacctcctttcctatcattctcatcattctagagtattcgaacggcacttatcatggctgccactgagggacttccgggtcatttcactcctttaggaaggttcctaagctaaatggactattcgacttcagccataGTTCAAAtgagtgatggcaaaatgaagctttgaatgaagcatcgaaccacttggacgtgtcggaaataggttcatttctcgaagcttcagttacagcgacctctcctggcgaagggcaaggctgcagtgggtttaacgtatctttgccttgagaaatattcgatgcacacacacactaagactgaatatcatgttctattttcaattaaagattgataattgtgtgtatttggttattgagaagagactagagagtgatGGAACCATTTtttgggaggagagggccttttatcagttattaaagtattaaagttgaaaaacaATGATTACAAATACATCCATTCCGGGTTTTGAATGAGACAATGAGTTCCTGATTTCCTCACTGCGGTCATCGCCGCATTTGGGCCGCCGGCTCTAccctgggctatctattccctACAATATtggactgtttttatattactgataattgtctttttgttcacaacttctccacatttcgaagtgttttccgagccagaacgacctatgtttcttcctggcttgctctataatgatactacaattcaaatgcaatatcaacagcaacaacccacacattgcgcattgtttagagcggtcataaagtgttgaagcgctcaaattcgaaactgtttcaacctgtcacctgtccgaatcgagacgaggcagtgcattgaatcgcgtgaatggaccacgaaccagtcaagtgattcattcataAATGAAGCCGTTGCTGGTTCggatgtcacgtgatttgaagcagttgctgcttctgacgtcatatgtcacgtgatttgaagcactgcttctcagaaataggaagtccagggttgaagctccgttcgaagcttcaatgtcaaactgccatcactagttCAAATGATAAATAGTTTGGCTTAGTGGGGGTTCTTTTTCTATTTAAGTGAACAGCTGGGTTTACAATGTGGCTGTCCGTTCACACAGTGTGTTTAGGAAGTCGGACAGTGAGCAGAAGAAGCGTTGCTGCTGCTCTTTTAAAATGTCCAAAGCACAGGGAAAACGTGTCTCTTTTCAGTCATTCAGCTGCAGCACAAACATGCAAGGCTCTTCAGTTCAGGAACCACGGAGACCCTTCTAAAGTCGTACAGTAAGTCCGTTTAAATAAATGCATTGTTTATATGGCACATGTAAATGCAATAGCTACAGTTGATATGTGGCTTGAGATGCTCTGTATTGGAGGTGGGGCGAATAAACAGGCGTGCATTTCCCAAAGAAAACGTGAAATATGCTTTATCAAAATTATTTTCAAATAGTACTTACACTTTTTAAGTTCTGAAGATGaagattttttgtttttgtacctTGTTCTGCTTAAAACTAATAGTGAGCATTATAGCTAAACtgaatacaactttatttaggGCTTTGACGAGCAACCTTTTTCGTTATTGATCAATGTGTTCATCAATTGTCTAGGACTTGTATGGTATGGAATATCTTGGATACTAAGCCTGCTTTTTCTTAAATATCTGTATGATTTAGGATTacaattttccctttttaagttgCCAATATTTATTTGGTAAGACATGTTAAACCAGTCACCTATTGATAAACACCAGGGGCCACATTGGAAAGATTTCCTGTTGTATCTGTGACAAAATGTGATATTTTTCGTACAAACCTTAAATGACTACATGTATACAAGCTTCAATACATGCAAGGTTTTTTTTGGTTGTCAGGTTAGAGGATGTAGATCTGCCCCCTATAGGTGAAAATGATGTTCTGGTTAAAATGCTGGCAGCTCCAATCAACCCAGCTGACATCAACATGATTCAAGGTAACACAACAAAACCAACAGTAACAATATAACCAAGAAAACCAAACACGTTATTTTGTTGAAAATGACTTATTGAGTATATTCCCATCAGGTACTTATGCCATCCTCCCTGACCTCCCAGCTGTTGGGGGCAACGAAGGCGTGGCCCAGGTGGTAGAAGTGGGCCGCAACGTAACCTCCCTAAAAACAGGAGACTGGGTTATTCCCAAAGATTCTGGTCTAGGTAAAACAACTGATTTAATCACATGAATAAATCCTCAGTGTCACAATTGTGTCTTCAACATGATCTCTTAAtatttctgtgtgtttgtgtgagcagGCACGTGGAGGACAGAGGCGGTGCTATCAGAGGGCGATGTCATCTCGCTGCCTAACGATATTCCCTTGCTGTCTGCTGCAACCCTGGGAGTGAACCCCTGCACCGCCTTCAGGATGCTCTCTGACTTTGAAGAGCTCAAGCCAGGTATTTATCTCCAAATCAAGATTGAAaacattattttctttaaagattCACAAGCCTCTATACACAGATAGAAGTAGAAGCTAGAGATATTTTACAAAAGTAATATTCTACATTAAAAGGGGCATTTTGGGTGTAATTGCATTTTACTCaacaagtgtttttttattggctaTATTTTTACTTGACAAAGATCCAAATAGGAACAAAATGTTGTAAGTAATACATTTTTGTTGATGGATTAAGTTGATTAAGAAAGAATTCTGCACCTTCAAAGCATTATAAACCTGTTAAGTACTGATCTGGAGTAGATATGAGGATGCACTAATCCTGCCTCAGTTATCTCTAAAACACCACACGCTGTGCAGCTGTGTTAGTCATCATGTGACAGTTTTCCTCGATGTGTTGCAGGTGATTCTGTGATCCAGAACGCAGCCAACAGTGGAGTCGGGCAGGCTGTGATTCAGATTGCTGCTGCGAGGGGAATCAACACTATCAACGTCGTCAGAGACAGGTGACTCGAGTATATCATGTCTCTTCACGAGCGAAATGTTTCAGTCCTAATCACTGGCTCAGGTTATCAGTCTTAATAACTGAGATGAGGTGTTTTGTCCAAAGGTAACAGAGAGaaagagttgtgtgtgtgtgtgtgtgtgtgttatgagtGTAATGAACTTCCTATTTGTTTCTTCCTTTTCAAAGGCCAGAgttcacacagctcagtgatAGGCTGAAGGCCATCGGAGGCACTCATGTGATCAAAGAAGAAGCGCTGAGGCGGCCTGAGATGAGGGAACTGTTCAAGGTCTGAAGACATCTTGGGTATTTGTTCACAAACACTGTTACTTATCATATAATAAtgggttttatttttgttttaagacCTGCCCAAAGCCTAAACTGGCGCTGAATGGAGTCGGAGGCCAGAGTGCAACAGAGCTGCTCCGTCATCTTCAGTGAGGATCACCTTTATTGGCATGATAAAATATCTTACACTAAGGAAAATATCCGTTCATAGTATGCCACATTGTCTATTTTCCAAGATACTTTTTACACACTAGCACTTACTCATTTCTAAATTAATGTCTGTTAATAATTGTTATTTTGGTCTTAGTTGCTGCTGTATCTACAGTATACGTCTTGTTATTAGTGTTTTACTTTTTATCTAATGTACAGTACTTTTATCCCCATTTGTTGTCTTTATGTGGCTCCTGATTTGCCCTTTGGGGACAACAAAGcttaattgattgattgattccagGCTTGGAGGATCGATGGTGACGTATGGAGGGATGGCCAAAAAGCCAGTCACTGTTCCTGTGGTAAGATGAAAGCTTGTACGACCTCCTAGGTTTAACATTACATTTTACAGAGAAACTGAACTGAACTTGTTCTCTGCAGAGCGCTCTTATTTTCAAGGATGTGAAGGTTCGGGGATTTTGGGTCACACAGTGGAAGAGTGATCACTCGAGCGGTGAGGTGGCGTTACATTTCTTCTTTCGTGAAATAAATCTTGAAGACTAAATTGCATGATATGATATTTCCTCTTAGATGGAAGGGCCTTCAGAGCCATGCTGGATGAACTGTGCCAGCTCATCCGGCAGGGGAAGCTGACGGCTCCTGCCTGCACTGAGGTCAGCCTCCAAGACTTCAACAAAGCTCTGGACGCAGCTATGCAGCCGTTCATCTCGGCTAAACGGGTCTTCATTATGTAAACAGACCAACTGACTAATCACTTCACTCTCATGACCAGAGTGTAACCCGAAGACTACCACATTATTGTTAATGTGTGAATCAAATACACTGCTCAAGCACATAATCAATAAATGTGTCCTCACAACAGGCTCAAAGTCCAGCATCTTTCACGTTATGATATTTTTTATTGTAGGTATTAAAAAGTCACTAAGCCTTTATAAAGCTATGTGGCATAACAGGAAGCattataaaaccaagataatgcAGCATATCAAATGGTAAATGTTTAATTGTTTCTGAGTTATATGGGCATGAGTAAGTGCAATTGTTATTCATTAAAATATTTACTCTTGCGATAATACTGATATTAACTGTGCATTGATTCTTGCTGCGAAAAAACATTCAACCAATAAGAAACAGTTTAGGCCTTTTTCTGGTTTTATTAAATATAGTATAGTTTGACAGGGAAGCAACCACAACTAATAAACCAAGGTCAACCAAAGATTGCTGAAGCCAAAGGTTGCTTTTCCCTGGTTAAGTATATTTAAGGCGTGACTCACCTGAAATATAGAtgtcatgatttaaaacaagaaAAACATTTCCTGTGATGTTAAATATGTACTTGAACTTAAAAATTAGTGTGTCTATTCAATAACTCCTTGAAGCTtcaataatacattttaaacatcaGCGATAGGTCAAATATCATTACCAATTGGCGAGCAGCACACTTACAGCCGCAGAGAGGACAGGAAGCAACCCACTGTAAATGGCAGCTGTCCCTTCTGTTACCAGGCAGCGTTCATACCTGTCAAAGTCTACCTCCCTGGCTGCACACACGTGGTCAACGCGGCAGTCGCTATTGCACTCTGTCAAGTCGTAGTTGACAGAGTTGAACTCATAGTACTTCTGAAGGTAGCTGCGGTCAGAGGCAATGCGCTCCAGAGCCTGATGCATGGAGGCCGGGGAGGCGTCTGGCAGTCTGAAGCTCTCTGTGAGACGATACTCCTCCTCCCAGCGCCCATCACCTGCATTCGCGCGAGTCAGGTTCAGATAATAGGTCACCACATTCTGTTTAAGAAATGGAAACCGGAGTCATAAGAGAGATGTGTTTTTTTCTGCAGAAGGTTTATATTGCAGCTACTACATGTAAAGGGACGTTTTGCAGACTGGCTGTGACTTACTTTGACAAGGAGTGTTTGGGTGTCATATTCAAAGACACGAATCCCAGGGTTGTTGGCTCCGTCCAGGACTCCAGGGAGGGATGTTTTCCACGGTGTGACACCTGGGCTGAGGAACATCGTACTGATGGGAGAGCCTGTGGAAACAGAAAGGCCATCACCTCAGATTATCACAATAATAAGCACAAAAGGGCATGTGAGTATCGCTGTGAATCACATTGAATGCATTAAAGAGTCAAAACTAAGTAACCTAAATACAAACCAAAGAAGAAAAGCAGTATTAGTATCAGGGGTGGAATGTTATCTCACTCCATTTTGGAGGCTAATATTGTAGCTTCATTTTACCTCACTTACTAGTTATTTTCAAGTTCAAATGAATAAAAGAAGAAAGCATCTATCAACTGATAAAGTATGTtgtattattataggttaagtTCCCCAGCCCAGCAGTATATCACAAAGAAAATGCCTTTTACAAAGGAGGTCACTCCTTTGTAAaaggcattttctttgtttaaGTTAAACTTAAAGTAATTTAATTACAATTTTATGCTTATTCTTTTGTACCTTTGTGAAAGTAACATGCAGGATTTTTTTTTCTGACAACCTCAACTTAACAAAATATGTTAATACTTCTTCCACGACTGAGCAATATAACACAGTCCATCCTTACCCGTTGAGTTGTAGAACATTCGGAAGCTATCGGTGTGATGATGGCCAAAAAACTGTCCCATTATGACTGAATGATGCCTCTGAATTAAATCCAGGTACAGCTTGTTGAATCCCGGCACAAACCACGGCTTATTTCTCTTCTTCTCAAAGAAACCTGGGGGGACGTGGCCAATGATGTACACCTGGGAGAGAAACCGATGTAGAGTTGGCAAAAATAGTCTAATTTCATGTAAAGTAGTTAAAGATCAATACATCGTTTTTGCAATGCTTGAGTATCTTGTTGTAAAAGTAGATCCATTTCCTGTGAGATCATTATTCATACAGGGGatgtaaatacaaaatatacttCCTAATTACCTTGGTAACCATGTTAAAAAGAGGAATGAGGTTTTTATTACTTATTGAATGTTTTTTgcgctttaaaggtggggtaggtaagtttgagaagccggctcgagatacactttttgttatattccatggaatgctcttaacatcccgatagcaatgaatatcttaagtgctttgacaaaaaatccattaaaagaaTTTATCTGCGGAAGCCATAgttctgtaaaaagcacgaccaatcattttagccggcccggctaaagtaactggatggcctacctgcctgtcagccttccatctgagcAC
This genomic window from Pseudochaenichthys georgianus chromosome 16, fPseGeo1.2, whole genome shotgun sequence contains:
- the smpdl3b gene encoding acid sphingomyelinase-like phosphodiesterase 3b, translated to MSTIRLLLSCLLFKEVISLSGNFWHITDLHWDPTYELSDDPQLVCQSSGKRPAANAGQFGDYACDSPWLLINSSVYAMKDILPDPDFIVWTGDDTPHADLGEEVVLPIISNLTHIISQVFPNTKVYSALGNHDFHPKSQLPAGPDDIYDQTAEMWQDWLDPASKETFKKGGYYTEKLLNRTGFRMLVLNTNLYYDQNKKTKNMVDPAGQFTWADQVLTEAANNKEKVYIIGHVPPGFFEKKRNKPWFVPGFNKLYLDLIQRHHSVIMGQFFGHHHTDSFRMFYNSTGSPISTMFLSPGVTPWKTSLPGVLDGANNPGIRVFEYDTQTLLVKNVVTYYLNLTRANAGDGRWEEEYRLTESFRLPDASPASMHQALERIASDRSYLQKYYEFNSVNYDLTECNSDCRVDHVCAAREVDFDRYERCLVTEGTAAIYSGLLPVLSAAVSVLLANW
- the mecr gene encoding enoyl-[acyl-carrier-protein] reductase, mitochondrial; the encoded protein is MWLSVHTVCLGSRTVSRRSVAAALLKCPKHRENVSLFSHSAAAQTCKALQFRNHGDPSKVVQLEDVDLPPIGENDVLVKMLAAPINPADINMIQGTYAILPDLPAVGGNEGVAQVVEVGRNVTSLKTGDWVIPKDSGLGTWRTEAVLSEGDVISLPNDIPLLSAATLGVNPCTAFRMLSDFEELKPGDSVIQNAANSGVGQAVIQIAAARGINTINVVRDRPEFTQLSDRLKAIGGTHVIKEEALRRPEMRELFKTCPKPKLALNGVGGQSATELLRHLQLGGSMVTYGGMAKKPVTVPVSALIFKDVKVRGFWVTQWKSDHSSDGRAFRAMLDELCQLIRQGKLTAPACTEVSLQDFNKALDAAMQPFISAKRVFIM